Proteins from a single region of Apium graveolens cultivar Ventura chromosome 7, ASM990537v1, whole genome shotgun sequence:
- the LOC141673045 gene encoding uncharacterized protein LOC141673045, with the protein MMTKTFKGTNVFMSRNLVPPELFDTLHDALKQNGADIFLCCDPSRNGANDYHVISSNDHEKFDDLRSKGCNLLGPQCVLSCAKERRVLPKQGYTCCLALDGVKVLASGFDLKEKNEIGKLVTAMGGVLHMKASLDVSFVIVKSVLAAKYKWAVKTLKPIVTISWLYQCWKQHRVVPQDSFRVLPFSGLIICVTKVPADERKEMEKLVNQNGGTYSAELNKKCTHLVCDVPEGDKYKVAKRWGHVHIVTRKWFDQSVSRKACLSEETYAVQATTTSTSKFSLKVQHSQDKLGKPSICSLSSLDTDTNLRTPTYSGLVGSDVEATLSQNMSSKFPDDPVNVKKEDAGEPAMLPDGDTNFDGCVADDSQKDDNDLYLSDCRISLVGFEASEMRKLVSMIRRGGGSRYMSLNEKLTHIVVGTPSEIEKKEARGHAAAGVISVVKTTWLEECDREKKEVPVLRRHTGYDLLIPKDLVSSNKQSARSETVLKEGKSIFPDDQVQQHLNPGPAVLSDKSRAPEFIINMDTSVSSDCRDNTQCQTSARKSNHKSSRKIQCGSSHESQDAKSAVFKSKLFQFSRYFPEERRPQIVQWIIDGGGEVVSCQDEMYVHFIVECHGAMCHKVHVTGSTTVSTHWIKSCLEDGQLLDIGSHILYSPLPCQIPLPGFQSFHFCISQYDEKDRLLLRNLCFTLGAKFAEKLTKKVTHLLCKFTSGPKYEAACKWGILPVTCEWIYECVKQNKVVAPVSFCPNEVMSEDREAGVCTVSQYPTQAVKMVSGDSSSQLTSQSLDLKCLRTELTGGTSDKAEADHTRRAKKRAKVSDKDRCNSILPRTKSPINPICEINTKESFPTEKPVEVSFAVPDVAAAIEDLLEETSKIPDQKSPGRTGCVKSLFSSDCVILGQDHADLQSGFTLSKNWIHRTDKKEDNCVSFQEKSIFDGFSETQTESQVVGYEEDLSGRQMIIDRVRTRSSM; encoded by the exons ATGATGACCAAAACATTCAAAGGAACAAACGTGTTCATGTCGCGGAACTTAGTTCCGCCTGAGCTTTTCGACACGCTTCACGATGCTCTTAAGCAAAACGGAGCTGATATCTTCCTTTGTTGCGATCCGTCGCGTAACGGAGCCAATGATTATCATGTTATCTCATCTAATGATCAT GAGAAGTTCGATGATCTTCGAAGTAAGGGATGTAATTTGCTAG GTCCTCAATGTGTACTTTCATGTGCAAAAGAACGTCGGGTGCTGCCTAAACAAGGGTACACTTGTTGTCTCGCACTAGATGGGGTCAAAGTACTAGCATCTGGTTTTGACTTGAAGGAGAAG AATGAGATTGGTAAATTGGTGACAGCAATGGGAGGTGTGCTGCACATGAAAGCATCATTAGATGTTAGCTTTGTAATTGTAAAGAGTGTCCTAGCTGCAAAATACAAG TGGGCTGTAAAGACTCTCAAGCCGATTGTTACTATAAGTTGGCTATATCAATGTTGGAAACAGCATCGCGTTGTTCCACAGGATTCATTCAGGGTTCTTCCATTCTCAGGATTAATAATATGCGTCACTAAAGTTCCTGCAG ATGAGCGGAAGGAGATGGAGAAGTTAGTCAATCAAAATGGTGGCACATATTCTGCTGAACTGAACAAGAAGTGCACACACCTAGTCTGTGAT GTTCCTGAAGGTGACAAATACAAAGTTGCCAAGAGATGGGGCCACGTTCATATTGTTACCAGAAAATGGTTTGACCAGTCTGTTTCTAGAAAAG CATGTCTTAGCGAGGAAACATATGCTGTTCAGGCTACTACTACCAGTACTTCTAAGTTTTCCTTGAAGGTACAGCATAGCCAAGACAAGCTTGGCAAACCTTCTATATGCAGCTTGTCTTCCCTTGACACAGATACAAACTTAAGAACTCCTACATATAGTGGCCTGGTGGGTTCGGATGTCGAAGCTACTCTCTCACAgaatatgtcttcaaaattcccTGACGACCCTGTCAATGTTAAAAAGGAGGATGCTGGAGAACCTGCTATGCTCCCTGACGGTGATACAAATTTTGATGGCTGTGTTGCAGATGACTCTCAAAAAGATGACAATGATTTGTACTTATCAGATTGTAGGATTTCTCTTGTTGGGTTTGAAGCTTCAGAAATGCGTAAGTTAGTCAGCATGATCCGCAGAGGTGGAGGTTCTCGCTATATGTCACTAAATGAAAAATTGACGCACATAGTTGTTGGAACTCCCTCGGAAAT TGAGAAAAAGGAAGCAAGGGGCCATGCAGCTGCTGGTGTTATATCTGTTGTTAAAACCACATGGCTTGAAGAATGTGATCGTGAGAAGAAAGAAGTTCCTGTACTACGGAGGCACACTGGTTATGATTTGCTTATTCCAAAAG ATCTTGTATCTTCCAATAAGCAATCTGCGAGGTCCGAAACAGTGCTGAAAGAAGGAAAGTCTATCTTCCCCGATGATCAAGTTCAACAACATTTGAATCCCGGACCTGCAGTACTGTCTGACAAGAGTAGAGCACCAGAGTTTATCATAAATATGGATACTTCTGTTTCTTCTGATTGCAGAGACAACACTCAATGCCAAACTTCTGCCCGTAAAAGTAATCACAAGAGCTCTAGAAAAATTCAGTGCGGATCTAGCCATGAAAGTCAAGATGCAAAATCAGCAGTTTTTAAATCGAAGCTATTTCAGTTTTCAAGATACTTTCCTGAAGAGAGG AGACCTCAAATCGTTCAGTGGATCATTGACGGGGGTGGAGAGGTGGTAAGCTGCCAGGATGAAATGTATGTGCACTTCATTGTTGAGTGTCATGGTGCAATGTGCCATAAAGTTCACGTTACAGGAAGCACTACTGTATCTACCCACTGGATAAAGTCCTGTTTAGAG GATGGACAGCTTCTTGATATCGGCAGTCACATTCTCTATTCTCCACTGCCCTGTCAGATTCCATTACCTGGATTCCAAAGCTTTCATTTCTGCATCTCACAATATGATGAGAAAGACAGATTACTACTAAGAAATCTATGCTTCACTCTAGGAGCCAAATTTGCAGAAAAATTGACTAAAAAAGTTACTCATTTACTCTGTAAGTTCACCAGTGGCCCAAAGTATGAGGCTGCTTGCAAATGGGGGATACTTCCAGTTACCTGCGAGTGGATTTATGAGTGTGTCAAACAG AATAAAGTTGTTGCCCCAGTTTCATTTTGTCCAAATGAAGTTATGTCTGAAGACCGTGAGGCAGGAGTGTGCACCGTGAGCCAGTATCCTACGCAGGCAGTTAAAATGGTGTCTGGAGACAGTTCCTCCCAGCTGACAAGCCAGTCACTAGACCTAAAATGCTTACGGACTGAACTTACTGGTGGCACAAGTGACAAGGCAGAGGCAGATCACACACGTCGTGCCAAGAAAAGGGCAAAAGTTTCTGATAAAGACCGCTGTAATAGTATATTGCCTAGAACCAAAAGCCCGATTAATCCTATATGTGAGATTAATACTAAGGAGAGCTTCCCAACAGAAAAACCCGTTGAAGTGTCTTTTGCAGTTCCTGATGTTGCTGCAGCTATCGAGGATTTGCTGGAGGAAACGAGCAAG ATTCCTGATCAGAAGTCACCTGGGAGAACTGGATGCGTTAAAAGT CTTTTCTCATCTGATTGCGTAATCCTGGGTCAAGATCATGCTGATCTGCAATCTGGTTTTACATTGTCTAAGAACTGGATACACAG GACGGACAAAAAGGAGGACAATTGCGTTTCCTTTCAAGAAAAAAGCATTTTTGATGGTTTCAGTGAAACCCAAACAGAGTCCCAG GTTGTTGGGTATGAAGAAGATTTATCTGGAAGACAAATGATTATAGATAGAGTCCGAACACGTAGTTCAATGTGA